In Ruegeria sp. YS9, the genomic window CGGGGCGGAATATCCTTGTCCTTTGGAATTCTCACGCGGAACGCAAAAGGTGATTGATCGTGTATTCGAAGGTGCAGTTTCGCTGTAACTTGCGTTTCGGCCAACGGCTCAGCTATCCTGCATGTCACAATTTCAGGAGATGACAGATGGCCGGAGGTTGGGCACGCGACGGCGCTGTGAGCGAACAGATCGAAGCGTCGATCTCAGATGAACTGGCGCGGATGCAGGCGCAAAAGCGGCCCCAGGGCGAAAGCCTGACCCATTGTGCCGAATGCGAAGAACCCATACCGGAAAAGCGTCGCGTCGCGTTGCCGGGAGTAAAGCTGTGTCTGGATTGCCAGCAGGAACGGGACGGCGCGTTCAAGGCACGTGGCGGAGTCAATCGGCGGGGGTCGAAAGACAGTCAGTTGAAGTGATCTTGGGTATGGCTGCTATGAGCCCAAAGCGTCTAATGCTGCGATACGTATTAACTGGCATGAAGCGACATATAGCTATCGCCGTACCAGTCATTTTTCGGCTTGTGATATGACCAGAAAGCGGTTTGCCGCGTCCTGCAAAAACAGATCCCGCAGGCTGTCGGTGAAGTATTTCACGATGCGGCGTGGATTGTCTGGCAGGTATCCAAGAACAATTTTCAACGGGTCGGTGGCCGGGTACAACGGCACCTCCAGGACGTTTTCGCCCGCGTAGGTCTCATGCGTTTTGGGGCGCATATGCAACAGCGAACAGCCTACGCCCATGCCAACCAGACTTCGAACCATTTCGAGCGTCGTTGCAGTGCAAACCACATGCGGAGTGACCTCGGCGGCCTGGAACATACGGCTGTAGTAGTCGCTGATCACAGGCTGATCGAGGAGAATCATGGGCTCGCCATCCAGCTCGGAAAGGGAGACGCTGCTTCTGGATGCAAACGCGTGCTGTTTTGGGACAAGAAGGTAGCCGGGCACTTCTATCAGGGTCTCAAAGGCCACTTCCGGGGCCAAGCTTTCGGCAACACAAAGTATGACGTCGAAGTCACCGGACAGCAAACCGGCTTGGGCGGATTGGGTGTCACATTCGATGAACTTGATATCGACACGTGGATTGTCCGCCAAAAGATTTTGCGCGATGGCAGGTAAAAAAGCTGGGGCAACAGGCGCGTAGTATCCCACCCGCAATGTGCCGATCAATTGCGTACGCATCTCGGCGCCCTGGCTCATCAGTGCCTCGTATTCATCGAGCAGATGCCGGACACGGGCCATGATGATTTTCCCCGTGGATGTCGGCGCAATCCCCTTGGACCGGTGTCTGATGGTGAGCTGCATCCCAAAGGCCTCTTCCACCTGGTTGACCGCAGCCAGCACGGCGGATGGCACCACGTGCATCTTCTTGGACGCCTCTGTCAGGCTGCCGCTTTCAGTGGCCTCCATGAAATATCGAAGGGCTTTCAGACTAATATCCATACTCGCTCATAATTCACTATTTATGATCTTTGTATTTCAAACATTCAGTTTTTCAAAAGATATAATCCGGCTGATACTATCCAGAAATCTGAATTTCTGGAGGTGGCTCATGCAAGGCCATGCGCGGGTTGTCGTTGTTGGTGGTGGCATTGGTGGATTGTCGGCGCTTTATCACCTTGGTCTGGAAGGCTGGACCGACGCAGTCCTGCTGGAACGCAACGAGTTGACCAGCGGCACCACCTGGCATTCGGCGGCGCAATGCCCCAGTGTGGCGTTCAATCAACTGCTGCTGTTGCTGCGGGATTACACCATCAGGCTTTACAAGGAACTGGCCGATGATCCGGCCTATCCGATCAATTATCACCATGCCACGGGTGGCATGCGGCTTTTGACCAACCCCACTCACGTTGACGAAGTGCATCACATCATGTCTGTGGCCAAGGGGTTGGGGATCGAGTTTGATCTGCTTGATGCCGCCGAAGCAAAACGGCGTAATCCATTGCTGAACACCGAAGGTGTTCTGGCGGCGATGTGGGATGAACAGGACGGCGACATCGACCCGGCGCAGCTGTGTCAGGCCTTGGCCGCCCGGTCTCGCAAAATGGGTGCGAAAATTCACCGCAACACACCCGTTACTGCGCTGAAACAACTGCCCAATGACGAATGGCTGGTGACGACAGAAAGCGGCACGATCACCGCTGAGCATATCGTGATCGCGGCCGGCTATCGCGCCAACGAAGTCGGCGCGCTGATGGGCATCGAATACCCCGTCATTGCGATGGAGCACATGTATTTCGTGACCGAAGACATCCCTGAACTGGTCGAGCGCGACACCCGCGTGCCCATGGTGCGCTGCCCGCGTGACACGTTCTATATGCGGCAGGAAAAGAAGGGGCTTCTGGTCGGCATCTACGAACATGACTGCAAGACCTTCGGGATGGACGGGATCGCCCCTGATTTCGTCAATGCGCTCTGCCCCGATGATCTGGACCGCTTGCTGCCCAAGATGGAACCGATCTTTGACCGTCTGCCCTGTTTGCAGGAGGCCGGCATCAAATCCGTAGTGAACGGGCCGATTGCCTATGCCTCGGATGCCGGGCCGCTGGTGGGCAAGCAACCGGGCCTGCGCAATTGCTGGTCGATGAACGGGTTGCGAGTGGGCATCGGCGAAGGCGGTGGCTACGGCAAGATGCTGGCGCAGATGATGGTGCATGGTGAAACCGAGTGGGACAGCTGGCAGCTTGATCCGCGCCGCATCACCAGTTTTGCCAATACCGAGTTCACCGCGCTGAAATCAATCGAGGATTACCGGCACGAGTTCCGCTGGCACCTGCCGCATGAACACCGCCCGGCCGGTCGCCCGGCCAAGGCATCTCCGCTTTACCCGGTGCTGAAAGCCAAAGGTGCCGAGTTCGGCGTCGTCAATGGCTGGGAGCGGACAGAGTTCTACAAACTTGACGCGGATTTCCAAACAACTCACGGATACGCATTCCAGAACTGGCACGATGTTGTGGGGGCCGAGATCCAGGCGCTACGTTCGGGTGTCGGGTTGGCCGAACTGTCAGGTTTCAACCATTACCGCATCAGCGGAACCGATGCGCTCGACTGGCTCAGCAGTCTAACCTGCTCCAAGGTGTCGACCCAAACCGGCAGGGCAAGCCTGTGTTATTTCCTGACACCGAAAGGCAATATCTCGGGCGAGGCGACAATTGTGCCACTTCCGGACGGGAGCATCTTCTATGGCTCCGCCGCGTCTGCCGAGTATCATGACATGGACTGGCTGACCGAGCACCTTCCCAAAGGTTCGGATATTCGCATCGAAAGTCGCACCAACACCCATACGTTGATGGTGATTGCAGGCCCCAGAACCCGAGACCTGCTGGCCTCTGTGTCGCCGCGCACCAAATGGGGGCAGTCTGACTTCCCCTGGCTGACGGCGCGGCGTGTTTTTATCGGCCATGTCGAGGCGCTGGCTATCGCCATCAGCTTTTCCGGTGAGCAGGCGTTTGAACTGCACATACCCAACACTCAGCTTTATGCCGCCTATGACATCCTGACCAAGGCGGGCGAAGCGTTTGGGCTGTCGCATTTTGGCATGTTCGCAATTGACTCGATGCGCCTGGAAAAAGGGTATGGCCACTGGAAAGCTGATTTCATCACCGAGTTCAATCCGATCGAGGCAGGGCTGCTTCGCTACGTAGACATGAACAAGGATTTCCCAGGAAAATCAGGGCTTAAGGCGCAAATCGACGCAGGTACCCGCAAAAAACGTGTTGTTCTGGAAATCCACAGCGCCAAGGGAACAGCACGTCCTGGTGAAGGAGTGTTCGCTGATGGTAATCCAATCGGATCGATAACCTCTGCCGCATGGGGCTATCGCACCGGGAAGAACCTTGCCATCGCATACATCGATCCGACTCATGCCGAAACCGGCACGGAAGTTGAGGTTCTGCTCATTGGCGAAACCATTCTAGCCACAGTCTGTCCATCCTGCCTTTTTGATGTTGAAAACGCCGTGCCCAGAGGTATCTCATGATCTGTGGCGCTCCAGATCCAGAGTGTTTTTCTACAATGGGGTCTACCGCAATGTGCCTATGGAAGGCATTAATTCGAACACAGCGAACGGCATTAAAGCCCGCTTCGCCGACCGTCATCCTCCGAAAATTCTGCGCCATGGTCGAATGACCGCAATGGCGTATCGCATTGCAGCATTCTGAAGTGGTGGCCAACGGCGGCGCAGGGCCGTCCGTGAAGACGGCCCAAGCCTTCAGATTTCTACCGCCTCTGCGATCGCCAATGCATCCTCCAATTCGACGCCAAGGTACCGGACGGTGCTGTCCATCTTGGTGTGACCAAGCAGAAGTTGTACCGCTCGCAGATTTCCTGTCTTTCGGTAGATTTGCGCAACCTTGGTCCGGCGCATCGAATGTGTTCCGTACGCACTCGGCTGCAGACCGATCGGTTCCACCCAATCCCGAACCAGGCGCGCGTATTGTCGCGTGGAAATGTGAAGCCGTTCGTGGAAACGCCCAGGCCAGAGGTACTCCGATCCGGTCATCAGCGGTTGTTCCATCCAGCACAGCAGCGACTTTCGTGTGCCCTCGGTGATCTCAAAACGGACAGGCTTCTGTGTTTTGCTCTGAATGATTGAGGCGCGTTCCTTAACCTGACCAGCGGCGTAGACATCCGCGACCTTCAGTTTGACCAGATCGCACCCGCGTAGTTTGCTGTCGATCGCCAGGTCAAACAGCGCCAGATCGCGATGGTACGCGGCAATTTCCAGGCGCACTCGGATCGCCCAGACATGTTTGGGCATAAGTGGGCGTTTCTGACCTATAATGCGTCCCTTGTTCCAAGCGGGGCAGCGGGCTCGAATGGCAGGTAAGTTTGGCATTTGCATGGTGGTTCTTCCAATCCACCACGCCCTTCCACAACGCCAACCCGACGTTGACAGGGCAACCTATCATGGATTGGTGCTGACGCAGAAATTGGCCGCTCCGAGCCCATTTTGCCGGATGCTGCAGGCCAAATGGAGGCACGCAAATGCGCCAGATCAGCCATTCAATTTCCAAGTTCAGGAAGGTGCCTGTGATGCAAGGGTAGGACGGAGCCTTGTGAGCGCGACAAATCGCAAACTGCGTCATCCGTTCGATACGCCATGCAGTTTACGGTATTCAGTCGGGGATTGCTGATGTTTCTCTCGAAACGCACGGTTGAACGGCCCAATGGAGGCGAACCCGACATCGTAGGCGATTGACAGCACAGGTGTATCGGCCCGCGCAGGATCGGACAGAACCTCACACGCCGCCCCTATCCGGTGTTCGTTCACGAATTGGGCGAAGTTGCGATACCCGAGCCCCTTGTTGATCACGCGTCGGACCCTGTGCTCAGGCGCATCCACGGCTGCTGCGAGCCGCGCGATTGTAAGCCCTTCCTGTCGCCAGATACCATCCGCCATCGCCGCCTCTACCCTTTGCAGAACTGCGGCATCGGCGCCTGACAGTGGCATGGCAGGTCGCGGTTCGGGCTCCCGCCGAAGGGGCCAGAGATCGGGTGCGATCCGCACGGCCCAGGACAGGAACAGCAGCGTCAGCACCAGAAATCCCGAGGCATGGAGCGGGTACATCACGGGTGGCAGATCGGCATCGAGCTTGAGGAACTCGACCACCGAGATTCCGAGGCCGGTCAGGGCCATAAGCGCCACGAACCACCTGCGGAACCGGCGGCGGGTTTCGACCAGATCGTCGGCGGCGGTGGACAGCGCGATATAGAGCAAGCCCGCATAGAGCAAGACGACAAGGATGCCCCGGAGCGTCGCCGCGAAGGGCAGGATGGGTGCAAGCCAGGCACCTACGGTGACCAAGACTGCCAGCACGCCGTGCCACGGCCGGTAAACCGGCCGGTCGAGGAATATCTCGGCCCCGGCCCAGACCGCCAGGACCGGCACCACACCGGCCATCATGACGAGACCGGTCTCGGCCCTGGTTCCGGAGAGCCCCAGGTTCGGCGACGACACAAGCAAGTAGGCACCAAGTCCGAGGCAGAGGGCAGGCACCGACAGGCCCCTGGGCCAAAGGGCACGATTGGCCAGGAAGATCAGCGCACAAGTCGCCAGCGCCGTCACCGCGCCGCCCCTCAAGAAGAGATCAGCTCTCACCGTGAAGTCATCCATGGATCGAGCGAAGCCGAGACCAGTGAACCAGTCAACTGGTATGGGCGCACCGATTCCGGAAAAGCCACGTCGATTCCTGAAATCATTGAACGATTTTCAAAGACAGCGAGAGCGGTAAACCGATGCGCTCCAATGTATCGGTCGGCATTTCAGACCGGAGACCATCATGGAAGATCAATGCATCATCAGCCATCTCGCCGGGATTTTCTCCGGCGTTCTTGCCACGGACCTTCTGCGCTACGCCGTCGGTGCAGGTGGCGTTTATCTGACAGTGAACCTGGCGCTGGCGGCCCGGCTCCGGGCGCGGAAGATCCGGGCCGATGAACCGCCGCAAGGCCAGATCGGCCGCGAAATCCTCGCAAGCCTGCGTACGGTTCTGATCTTTGCGCTGAACGGGACGTTGATCGTTGTCGGAGCGGAGGCGGGACTCGTCCCGATCTATACCGAAATCGCCACCTACGGCTTGACCTATCTCATTTTCAGCACAGTGGTTCTGATCGTCGCCCATGATACGTGGTTCTATTGGTCGCACAGGCTGCTGCACTACCCGCCGCTCTTCCGGCGCTTTCACAGGTTGCATCACAAGTCGCACAACCCGACGCCCTTTACCTCCTACAGCTTCGATCTGGGCGAGGCGGTGGTGAATGCGGTCTACCTGCCACTGATCTTGCTTGTCCTGCCCGCGCATCCGGCGGCGATCCTGGTATTCGCGACGCACATGATGCTGCGGAATGCGATCGGGCATTCGGGCTACGAACTTTTCCCGGCCAACCGGTCCGGCAGGCCGCTGTTCGACTGGATGACGACCGTCACTCATCATGACCTGCACCACGCCCATGCCGGCTATAACCTCGGCCTCTACTTCACATGGTGGGACCGGCTGATGGGGACGGAGCACCCCGGCTATCGCGAAGCTTTCCGCCGGGCGGCCAAACCGGTTCCGGCACAGGGCGTCCGTAGGGCACTCCGGCGTGCCCTGGACAACGCCGAATGAAATCCCCCTGCTGGAGCAACAGAGATGAGGAAACCGGAATTCATCGCCCGTCAGAGCCGCCGACCTACAGGTCTGCTTGGTGCAATTGTCGCCCGGGTCATGGCGCGCGAGACTCGTCCCGAGAACGAACGCGCGCTGCACCTCCTCGATCTGGCAGATGGCGACAGCCTCATCGACATCGGCTGCGGCCACGGCGAAACGCTTTTCGAGGCAGACGCGATGGTACGTCTTTCGGACAGCGCCGGCGTGGATTTCTCCGAGGTTATGCTGGAGCGTGCTCTCGCGAGGAACCGTGATGCGGTCTGGGACACGCGCCTGACGTTTCATTCTGCCGACACTGCTGCGTTGCCCTTTCCGGACAAGCGGTTTGGCAAGGCGCTTTCGGTGCATACGGTCTATTTTTGGCCGGACCCGGCGACCCACCTTGCCGAGGCGTTTCGCGTTCTTCGCCATGGTGGGCGATTCGTGTTCTGTTTCCGATCGACCGCCGACAGACGGGCTGTGCATGGGTTCCCCGACACTGTCTATCGTTTCCCGAGCGTTCAGGAAGTGGAGGAGACGTTGAAGCTGGTCGGGTTCCTGGACCCAGAGACCACAACTGAGGAGATCACAGGACATTTGACGCATTGGAGTATCGCGGAGAAGCCGTGAAGCGAAGGATCGCAAAGGCGGGCTGAGCCGTCGCTTCGGCTCGTGCTGCGAATTGGCGCGATGTCCGCGATCTGTGAGTTCGAGCAGTGCCAAATTTTGCACATGCGGCGAATGACCGGAATGCGGGCTGCGACCGCAGAATGCCAGCTGGGTGCCGAATGTCTCTTATCGGCCGTAGAAGTAGGTTAGCTACGCAAGCTCGCTGGCCATCAATTTCAGATGGCGCATGTCTGTTCCGCAGCACCCTCCGAATACTTGAACCGAAGGATTGCTCCGAGCAATCTTGGCAATCTGCTTACCAAGTTCAACGGGATCGCCTTCGTCCAGTTCATCTGCTTCGTCAAGTTCCGCATGAGAGCAAGTTGAAGCGTTCGCCACAATACCTCTCAGCCTCGGGTGGTTGCCAAGCGCTCCGGCGAAATGGGTCGGATGAGCGCAATTGACCATAAAAAACATTGCCGCCGTGTCCGATTCCCCATCGATCTGGTCAATTGCATCCACAAGTTTGGTTCCGTCCGCCAAGCACCCATCTGTCTCAACAACCAGAGACATGATGATCGGCAGACCAGCATCTCGGGCGGCGAGGATGCATCCTGTTGCCTCACTTGGACGGTTGAATGTATAAGCGGTAACCAGGTCGACAGTTGTGCCTTTCAGGCTGTGCATTTGAGCGGCATGGTATTGCCGTGCATCTTCGACGGATATCGGCGGGATGTCGGCGTAAGGATCAAAGCGTGGGCCTATACAGGCCGACAACAATACATCTTCGCGAGCGGCGGCCCGGCGCACGTCTTCCACTAGACTGACCGCATCTTTGTTCACCTCTACAAGCCGTTCTGCATCGTACCCCAAAGGTGCCGCCCGGTCGGCATTCGCCATCCATGTGGGCGCATCAAGAATACATCCGACATTCATTTCGCTGGCGAGATCGACAAGAGCCTGCATCTGACCGGCAAGTATCGCTCTAGTGTCAGGCTGTTCGAGCAAAGGAAACGAGGCAAATCCGGGTAGCTCAAGTCCATGATTGAATACCAGGTCGGTGCCAGTACCGGCATAAACCAGAAAGGTCTTGTCACCTTCGTTTAGGAGCTGTCGTGCCATTCTAATCTACGCCCTTTTCCCTTTCTATTCACAAGAAACCTACATTTTCTCGGGTCTCCTGTGAACCTTTGGGCAGTGGAGTATTTTCTGTACGCATGCCCTAATCTGTCCGAGCAGCTCGCAAACATAGCGAATGTCTGGAAAGCGGGCTGCAGTTGCTGCAATCTAGGGGCATGTCGAGTGGCCGGTATGGGCCGCTTGTCGCCAACTGACGCCAAGATTGAGCAAATGCCGCGCCGCATCAGAGGTCCACAAAGAGCCCGAAACCACCGATGCAGCAAGATGCATAACTGGCAACCAAGCACGGAAAGCCGACATCGTCGATGACAAGCTCAAATCGCGCCGGCGACCAGCGGTGCTCTCAGCTTCACTATCATTGGACCTAAACCGACCGAGTAATTCCCCCATCAATCCGGGTATTCTGACCGGAAATGTAGGCTCCGCCATCCGAAGCCAGAAAGGCCACGACACTTGCGATTTCGGCAAGCGAGTTGCCGTAGCGGCCCATCGGGATCATTTAGCGGAATTCTTCCTTTTTCTGGCAGCCAGTCTAAGAATCCTGGCAGCACGTTGTTCATGCGGATGTTTTCGGCTGCGTATTTGTCGACAATGAGTTTTGTGAAGGCAGCAAGCCCGGCGCGCATCACGCCTGAGGTTGGAAACACCGGGTTCGGCTCAAACGCGGCAAAGGTCGAAATATTGATGATCGCCCCGCCACCTTGTTTTTTTAATGATCAAAATGACGAGACGCGAGGGGCGCACGGCGTTCAGGAAGTAGACCTCCATGCCCTCGTGCCAGTCCTCATCGTGAGCTCGAGGACCGGTGCGCGCGGTCCGTGACCGGCGGAGATTATCAAAACATCAATACGGCCCCAGTGGTACATGGCCGCATCGATTAGCTTTTGCAGGTCTGCTTCGGACTTGTTGGTGCCCGTGACGCCAGCACCGCCAAGTTCTTTGGCAAGCGCTTCGCCTTTGCCGGAAGCCAACAGAATTCCGACCTTAAAGCCATCTGCGGCCAAGGCCCGCGCTATCTGCGCCCATGCCGGATCCGCCCGCTGTGATCAATGCAACGGTATCTACGGCCCTAGTCCTTTCCGGTGTCGTTTTCGTCGAGGTTGAGATGCGCCATCCCGCTGTTGCCAAGCGGCACAGCCGCGAATGGGCCGCCATGGTGCGTGTTGGCGGGATCGTGCGGGTCGAGCGGGCCATCCGCGGCATAGATTTCCCTGGCGAATTGTTCGGCGTTGTCCTTGGGTCGGTAGCCCAAATGTTGCGCCTTGGAATTGTCGACCGGCGCGCGGTCGTTGTTTGACACGCCATAGACCACGCTAAAGCCGGTGATGGGCGTGGTGATCGCGCGTTCCACCAGATGGATCAGGTCGTCATAGCTGAGCCAGGTTCCCACAGCGCGCGAATTGGTCGGCTGCGCGCAAGACAGGATGCGCATGCAGACTGCTTCCAACCCGCGTTTGTCCCAGTAGAGCGAGGCGAGGTCTTCGGCAAAACACTTGGCAAGCCCGTAGAAGGTGTCGGGTTTGTGCGGGGCATCGATGCCGATGAAATCCGTCTTCTTGTGCATGCCAACCGCGTGGATGGACGAGGCATAGACAACCCGGCGCAGCTTGTTGCGATAGGCGGCCTCCCACACGGTATAGGCACCGTAGAAGTTCGGCGCCCAAAGCACCTCCATGGGTGCTTCGTCGCCAATTGCACCGAAATGCACCACCATGTCCGCCCCCTCCAGAAGGGCGACCATGGCATCGAGGTCGGTGATATCCGCCTTGATGTAGGTTTCATTGGACGCGAGGTTCGCCACACTGTCGGCAATGTCCGACGAGACGAATTCATCGCAAAGTTTGGACAGCGGCTCGCGCAGGTACGAGCCAAGGCGGCCAGCCGCGCCGGTGAGTACAATCTTTTTCATGGGTTAAGTCCTTTCAGGTCGCCAACAGCGCGGGCGATGCGATCCATCGCGGTGCTCAACACCTCTTCCGAGGCGGCTGTTGAAATGCGGAAAAACGGTGAAAGATCATAAGCGCTGCCCGGAACGGCGGCAACGCCAGCGGCCTTCAGTAGATAGGCTGTGACATCCGTATCGGTTGCGAGCGTCTCGCCCTGAGGGGTCTTTGCCCCGATCAGACCCGCGCAGCCGATCAGGCCGTAAAAAGCGCCGCCTGGCGCGTCGAGTGTCAGCCCCGGGATTTTTGCCACACGCGCGACCACAAGATCACGGCGTGCTTCGAAAGCCCGACAGAAATTGCGGACGTCATCTTGCGGCCCGTTCAAAGCCGCCGCCGCCGCCGCTTGGGCGATGGAACACGCGCCTGACGAGATCTGGCTTTGCACCTTGGTCATCGCCGCGATCAGATCCTTGTGCCCTGCGCCATAGCCAATGCGCCATCCAGTCATGGCATAGGCTTTGGACACGCCATTGACCGTCAAAGTGCGGTCTTTCACGCCCGGGCAAAGCGCCGCAAACGATCGGAACACGCGCCCGTCAAACAGAATATGTTCATATATCTCGTCCGACAGAACCAGCACGCGGTCATGATCGGCCAGCACGTCGCCAAGTGCCGCAATCTGGGTATCTGAATAGACCGCGCCAGACGGGTTCGACGGCTGGTTCAAGAGCAGCCACCGGGTCCTGGGCGTGATGGCGTCGCGCAATTGGTCGGGCGTCAGCAGAAAGCCAGCTTCAGCCGGGCATTCCAAAGGCACCGGCACACCGCCGAGGATGAGCACGATGTCCTTGTACTGACCGAAATAGGGAGCGCAGAGCAACACCTCGTCACCCGGCTCCAGCGTGGCCATGAAGGCGTTGAACAGTACCTGCTTGGCTCCGTTCGACACGATCACTTCGTCGAGCGCATAGTCCAGGTCGTTCTCGCGTTTGAACTTGTCCACGACGGCCCGCCGCATCGCAAGCGTGCCATTCGTGGGGGGATACTTCGTCTCGCCCCTGAGAGCGGCTTGATGTGCCGCCTCCTTGATATGGTCGGGCGTGTCGAAATCCGGCTCTCCAAGACCAAGATCAATGACATCTTCACCACGCGCCTTGGCCTCTTTCGCAGCCTGGCTGACCCAGGCCGAGGCGGACGGCTTGACCGGTTTTAGACGCGATGCCGCGAAACTCATTGCAACCCGCCTTTTGTTTGCGCCAGTGCCGCATCTGCGGCCCGCGCCAATAGCCCCGTGTCTGTCGCAATGGCGACAAAGGTGAAGCCTTCGTTCAAAAGGTCAGCCGCAAAAGCGGGGTCCGTGACCAAGGTGCCGACCGGCATGCCTTTGGCAATCAGTTTTTGTGCGACCGGCTTGATCAAGGCCCAAACATCAGGGTCCATCGGCTGGCCGAGTTTGCCAATGTCCGCGGCAATATCCGCAGGGCCAAAGAAGATGCCGCTGACCCCATCGACCGCGCCGATGGCTTCGGCCTGCTCGACGGCTGCGCGGGTTTCCAGTTGCAACAGAACAGCGGTTTCTTCCTCAACCCGCGCCACATAATCAGGGATGCGCCCAAAGGCTGTTGCCCGGGTTGCCCCTGAGACACCGCGAATGCCGCGAGGCGGGTAGCGTGTTGCGGCCACCGCTTGTTCGGCCTCTTCCACCGATTGGATCATCGGAAACAACAGGCCCGGCGCACCCAGATCCAACAGCCGCTTGACGGCAACCGCGTCGTTCCATTCCACCCGCACAAGGGCCGTGGTCGGGGACGCCGCA contains:
- a CDS encoding DksA/TraR family C4-type zinc finger protein — encoded protein: MAGGWARDGAVSEQIEASISDELARMQAQKRPQGESLTHCAECEEPIPEKRRVALPGVKLCLDCQQERDGAFKARGGVNRRGSKDSQLK
- a CDS encoding LysR family transcriptional regulator → MDISLKALRYFMEATESGSLTEASKKMHVVPSAVLAAVNQVEEAFGMQLTIRHRSKGIAPTSTGKIIMARVRHLLDEYEALMSQGAEMRTQLIGTLRVGYYAPVAPAFLPAIAQNLLADNPRVDIKFIECDTQSAQAGLLSGDFDVILCVAESLAPEVAFETLIEVPGYLLVPKQHAFASRSSVSLSELDGEPMILLDQPVISDYYSRMFQAAEVTPHVVCTATTLEMVRSLVGMGVGCSLLHMRPKTHETYAGENVLEVPLYPATDPLKIVLGYLPDNPRRIVKYFTDSLRDLFLQDAANRFLVISQAEK
- a CDS encoding FAD-dependent oxidoreductase — translated: MQGHARVVVVGGGIGGLSALYHLGLEGWTDAVLLERNELTSGTTWHSAAQCPSVAFNQLLLLLRDYTIRLYKELADDPAYPINYHHATGGMRLLTNPTHVDEVHHIMSVAKGLGIEFDLLDAAEAKRRNPLLNTEGVLAAMWDEQDGDIDPAQLCQALAARSRKMGAKIHRNTPVTALKQLPNDEWLVTTESGTITAEHIVIAAGYRANEVGALMGIEYPVIAMEHMYFVTEDIPELVERDTRVPMVRCPRDTFYMRQEKKGLLVGIYEHDCKTFGMDGIAPDFVNALCPDDLDRLLPKMEPIFDRLPCLQEAGIKSVVNGPIAYASDAGPLVGKQPGLRNCWSMNGLRVGIGEGGGYGKMLAQMMVHGETEWDSWQLDPRRITSFANTEFTALKSIEDYRHEFRWHLPHEHRPAGRPAKASPLYPVLKAKGAEFGVVNGWERTEFYKLDADFQTTHGYAFQNWHDVVGAEIQALRSGVGLAELSGFNHYRISGTDALDWLSSLTCSKVSTQTGRASLCYFLTPKGNISGEATIVPLPDGSIFYGSAASAEYHDMDWLTEHLPKGSDIRIESRTNTHTLMVIAGPRTRDLLASVSPRTKWGQSDFPWLTARRVFIGHVEALAIAISFSGEQAFELHIPNTQLYAAYDILTKAGEAFGLSHFGMFAIDSMRLEKGYGHWKADFITEFNPIEAGLLRYVDMNKDFPGKSGLKAQIDAGTRKKRVVLEIHSAKGTARPGEGVFADGNPIGSITSAAWGYRTGKNLAIAYIDPTHAETGTEVEVLLIGETILATVCPSCLFDVENAVPRGIS
- a CDS encoding tyrosine-type recombinase/integrase, whose protein sequence is MQMPNLPAIRARCPAWNKGRIIGQKRPLMPKHVWAIRVRLEIAAYHRDLALFDLAIDSKLRGCDLVKLKVADVYAAGQVKERASIIQSKTQKPVRFEITEGTRKSLLCWMEQPLMTGSEYLWPGRFHERLHISTRQYARLVRDWVEPIGLQPSAYGTHSMRRTKVAQIYRKTGNLRAVQLLLGHTKMDSTVRYLGVELEDALAIAEAVEI
- a CDS encoding AraC family transcriptional regulator, with amino-acid sequence MRADLFLRGGAVTALATCALIFLANRALWPRGLSVPALCLGLGAYLLVSSPNLGLSGTRAETGLVMMAGVVPVLAVWAGAEIFLDRPVYRPWHGVLAVLVTVGAWLAPILPFAATLRGILVVLLYAGLLYIALSTAADDLVETRRRFRRWFVALMALTGLGISVVEFLKLDADLPPVMYPLHASGFLVLTLLFLSWAVRIAPDLWPLRREPEPRPAMPLSGADAAVLQRVEAAMADGIWRQEGLTIARLAAAVDAPEHRVRRVINKGLGYRNFAQFVNEHRIGAACEVLSDPARADTPVLSIAYDVGFASIGPFNRAFREKHQQSPTEYRKLHGVSNG
- a CDS encoding sterol desaturase family protein; the protein is MEDQCIISHLAGIFSGVLATDLLRYAVGAGGVYLTVNLALAARLRARKIRADEPPQGQIGREILASLRTVLIFALNGTLIVVGAEAGLVPIYTEIATYGLTYLIFSTVVLIVAHDTWFYWSHRLLHYPPLFRRFHRLHHKSHNPTPFTSYSFDLGEAVVNAVYLPLILLVLPAHPAAILVFATHMMLRNAIGHSGYELFPANRSGRPLFDWMTTVTHHDLHHAHAGYNLGLYFTWWDRLMGTEHPGYREAFRRAAKPVPAQGVRRALRRALDNAE
- a CDS encoding class I SAM-dependent methyltransferase gives rise to the protein MRKPEFIARQSRRPTGLLGAIVARVMARETRPENERALHLLDLADGDSLIDIGCGHGETLFEADAMVRLSDSAGVDFSEVMLERALARNRDAVWDTRLTFHSADTAALPFPDKRFGKALSVHTVYFWPDPATHLAEAFRVLRHGGRFVFCFRSTADRRAVHGFPDTVYRFPSVQEVEETLKLVGFLDPETTTEEITGHLTHWSIAEKP
- a CDS encoding homocysteine S-methyltransferase family protein — its product is MARQLLNEGDKTFLVYAGTGTDLVFNHGLELPGFASFPLLEQPDTRAILAGQMQALVDLASEMNVGCILDAPTWMANADRAAPLGYDAERLVEVNKDAVSLVEDVRRAAAREDVLLSACIGPRFDPYADIPPISVEDARQYHAAQMHSLKGTTVDLVTAYTFNRPSEATGCILAARDAGLPIIMSLVVETDGCLADGTKLVDAIDQIDGESDTAAMFFMVNCAHPTHFAGALGNHPRLRGIVANASTCSHAELDEADELDEGDPVELGKQIAKIARSNPSVQVFGGCCGTDMRHLKLMASELA
- a CDS encoding SDR family oxidoreductase, with product MIPMGRYGNSLAEIASVVAFLASDGGAYISGQNTRIDGGITRSV
- a CDS encoding NAD(P)-dependent oxidoreductase produces the protein MKKIVLTGAAGRLGSYLREPLSKLCDEFVSSDIADSVANLASNETYIKADITDLDAMVALLEGADMVVHFGAIGDEAPMEVLWAPNFYGAYTVWEAAYRNKLRRVVYASSIHAVGMHKKTDFIGIDAPHKPDTFYGLAKCFAEDLASLYWDKRGLEAVCMRILSCAQPTNSRAVGTWLSYDDLIHLVERAITTPITGFSVVYGVSNNDRAPVDNSKAQHLGYRPKDNAEQFAREIYAADGPLDPHDPANTHHGGPFAAVPLGNSGMAHLNLDENDTGKD